DNA from Bradyrhizobium diazoefficiens USDA 110:
CCGATCCAGGATTCCCGGCGCATTCCGAATGAGGAGAAGGAAATCTTCGTCCTTACCGGCACGCTGCTATGGGGCATCATGATCCAGGAGCTGATCGCCTATTTCTTCACCAACAACGCCAAGACCGTGCTGCCGATCGTCGAAGGCGTCGTCGAGATCCTCGGCGTGCGCACGCCGAAGAACGAGATCTTCACCGCGATCGTCTGCTGCCTCGTCATCGCGCTGCTGTGGCTGCTCGTGAACCGCACCCGCACCGGCAAGGCGGTGCTGGCGGCCTCGATGAACCCGCGCGGCGTCACGCTGCTCGGGCTGGAGCTCACCAACATCAACATCGTGGTGTGGGCGATCTACGGCATCCTCGCCGGCATCGCCGGCGTGCTGCTCGGCATGTTCCTCGGCGTCAGCTCCTACAGCGTCGGCCCTCTGACGGCGAGCGCGTTCTCGATCGTCGTGCTCGGCGGGCTCGGCAGTGTCTCGGGCTCTCTGATCGCGGCCTTCGTGGTCGGCTATCTCGAAACGCTGACGGCCTATCTGGTCTCGCCGGCCTATCGCACCATTCCGGCGCTCTTGCTGCTCGTGTTCGTGATGTACATCCGGCCCCAGGGCCTTCTGGGGAGGCGCTGAGATGTCCACCTTCTTCACTTCGCGCCTGTTCTTCGTCTCGCTGGCGCTGGTCGTGATCGCGGCGACGCTGCCGCTTTATGTCTCCGGCTACGTGCTGGGCCTGCTGACCGTCGCCTTCTATTTCGGCGTGTTCGCGATGGCCTGGGACCTGCTGTTCGGCTTCGCCGGCGAGGTCAATTTCGGTCCGACCTTCCTGATCGGCGTCGGCGCCTACACCGCCGGCATCCTCAACGCCCAGTTCGGCTGGTCGGTCTATCTCTGCATTGTGCTCGGCGCGCTTGCCTCGGTCATTGCCGGCCTGGTGCTGGCGCTGCCGGCACTGCGGGTGCGCGGGCCCTATTTCGGCCTGACCACGCTGGTCGCAGTCTTGATGCTGCAAAATTTCATCGTGGTGTTCGCCGACCTCACCGGCGGCGAGATCGGGCTCACCATCCCCGACGTCATCAGCATCAATGCCGGCACGAATTACTGGATCGCGCTCGGCTTCATGACCATCTCGGCCGCGATCCTCTATGGCCTGTCGCAATCGCCGATCGGCCTCGTGCTCCAGGCGAGCGGTCAGGATCCGGTGCAGGCCGGCGCGCTCGGCTTCAACATCGTCAAGCACAAGCTCGCCGCCTTCATCGTCAGCGCCTTCTTCTCCGGGCTGTCGGGTGCGCTCCTGGTGTTCTATTTCGGCACCGCCTCGGTCGGCACCGTCGTCGACGTCGCGGTCGGCGTGAACGTGATCGTCTCGGCCGTGCTCGGCGGCCGGCGCACCGTGCTCGGCGCGGCGCTGGGCGCGATCTTCCTGATCGTCGCCGGGGAGTTCCTCCGGCCGACCGGCGAGCTCGCGACCTTCATCGTCTCGGCGGTCGCCCTGCTCGTCGTGCTGTTCTTCCCCGGCGGCTTCCTCGGAGCGGCCCTCTCGCGCGAGGCTCGCTCGTGATGGATATGAGGCTTTCAAACCGGGCCGTGCTCGAAGTCCGCGGTCTGACCAAGCGCTTCGGCGGCCTGACCGCGGTGAAGAATCTCGGCTTCGAGGTCAACAGCGGCGAGATCTTTGGCCTGATCGGGCCGAACGGCTCGGGCAAGTCGACCGCGATGAAGAGCGTGATGGGCATCGAGCGCCCGACATCAGGCGAAGTGGTCTTCGAGGGCGAGGACGTCGCGGGCCTCCCCGCGCACAAGATCGCGCGCAAGGGCTTTGGCATGGTGTTCCAGCACTCGCGGCCGCTGAACCGGCAGACCGTGCTGGAGAACATCATGGTGGCGCTGCTGCCGGACAGCCTGTTCATGCTGTTTCCGGACAAGGCGCTGATCGAGCGCGCCAAGTGGATCGCCGACCGCGTGGGCTTAGGCAACGTCATGAACCGCCGCCCGCCGACGCTGCCGTTCGCTGATCTGCGCCGGCTCGAGCTCGCCAAGGCTATCGCCCGCGATCCAAAAGTCGTGCTGGTGGACGAGCCCTTTGCCGGGCTGACGCGGGCCGAGGTCGATATCTTCTCCGACCTGATCCGCAGCTTCCGCGATGACGGCCGCGCGGTGATGCTGGTTGACCACAACGTCAAGAGCGTCGCAGCGCTGGTCGACCGCGTGCTCGCGATGTATCTCGGCGAGGAGATCGTCACCGGCAGGGCCGAGGACGTCATGAAGAACGAGACGGTGCGACGGGTCTATCTCGGCGGCGCCATCGAGACCCATGCGCGGCCCGAGACCAGCTTCAAGGACAAGGTGCCGCTGCTCCAGGTCGAGAATGTCAGCGTGTTCTACGGCAAGGCGCAGGCGCTGGACAACGTCTCGATCCACGTCCACGAAGGCGAGTTCGTCTCGGTCGTCGGCCTCAACGGCGCCGGCAAGACCACGCTGTTCAACACCATCTCCGGCTTCCTGCCCTATAGCGGCGAGATCGTGCGCGGCGGCGACAGGCTGCGCGGCACGAGCCCGGCCAGGATCGCGCGCAGCGGTCTCGTGCAGTGCCCGGAATCGCGCGAGCTGTTCGGCGAGATGAGCGTGCGCGAAAATCTCGATCTCGGCGGCCAGCATCTGTCCGACGACAAGCGCGCGGCGCAGCTCGCCTGGCTGTTCGAGCTGTTCCCGATCCTGAAGGAGCGCCAGGGCCAGATGGCGCAGACGCTATCCGGCGGCGAGCAGCAGATGCTGGCGATCGGCCGCGCCCTGATGATGCAGCCGCAGATCCTGATCCTGGACGAGCCGACGCTGGGCCTTGCCCCCGTCATCCTCGAGCAATTGTCCAAGGCGCTGACGAAGCTGCGGCAGACCACGTCGATCACGGTGCTGCTCGGCGAGCAGAACGTCACTTTCGCGCTACCGCACGCCGATCGCGTCTATGTGCTCGAACACGCCAGGATCGTCTGGGAGGGCGATCCCGGCCGCTTCGCGAGCGAGGCCGGCGCCGATTTTCTTTAAGTCCGTCAACATCAACAAAAAAGCATAGAAAGGGAAACGACCATGCGACCATCGACCATCCTGAGCGGCAGCTTCCTCGCCTCCGCGCTGGCACTCTGCCTCGCAGCGCCCGCCTACGCGCAGTCGAACGATCCGATCAAGATCGGCGTCATCGCCGAGGTGCAGTCGATCGCGGGCGCGGCGACGCCGGGCGGCGCGCAGATCGCCGCCGACGAGATCAACGCCAAGGGCGGCATCCTCGGCCGCAAGGTCGAGATCGTCACCTACGACAACAAGAGCTCCTCGGCCGACTCGGTGCGAGCGTTCCAGCGTGCGGTGAGCGAGGACAAGGTCTCCGCCGTGATCGCGAGCTATATCAGCGAGGTCGTGCTGGCGCTCGAGCCCTGGGCGGCGCGGCTGAAGATGCCGCTGATCACCCCCGGCGCCGCCTCCAACGAGATCACCAAGGCAATCCACAACGACTATGAGAAGAACAAGTACACCTTCCACGGCTATCTGACCTCGGCCGCGCAGGCCCAGCTCGTCTGCGACGCCGCCAAGGACCTGCTCGTCGACAAGCTCAAGTTCAAGACGGTCGCGATCATGAGCGAGGACGCCGCCTGGACCAAGCCGCTCGACGTCGGCTACGAGGCGTGCCTGCCCAAGGCCGGGCTGAAGGTCGTCGAGCACGTGCGCTTCTCGCCGGATACCACCGACTTCACGCCGATCTTCAACAACATCGAAGGCAAGAAGCCCGATGTGATCGTGACCGGCATCTCGCATGTCGGCGTGCAGCCGACGGTGCAGTGGAAGAACCAGCAGGTGCCGATCCCGATGTTCGGCATCAGCGCGCAGGCGCTGAGCCCGACCTTCTGGAAGGACACCAATGGCGCCGCCGACGGCATCCCGTCGCTGGCGGTGGCCACTCCGGATGTCGCCGTGACCTCGAAGACGAAGCCGTTCGCGGCCGCCTTCAAGGCCAAGTTCGGCTCGCCGCCGGCCTATACCGGCTACACCGCCTATGACGAGGTCTACTTCATCACCGAGGCGATCAAGCGCGCGGGCTCGACCGATCCCGACAAGATGGTCGCCGAGATCGAGAAGACCGATTACGAGGGCACGATCGGCCGCATCCAGTTCTACGGCAAGGACGACGAGTTCACCCACGGCATCAAGTCCGGTCCCGGCGCCGTGACCGGTCTCGTCTTCCAGTGGCAGGACTCCAAGCAGGTCGTGGTCTGGCCCGAGAAGATCGCGGAAGGTAAGCTGAAGTTTCCGAACTTCGTGAAGCTGTCGCAGTAACCAGCTCGCACCGGCATCAGGCCCATCGCTCCGCAGGGAGCGGTGGGCTTTTTGCTGTCTTTCGCAGATGCGTTGTGCGGCGGGGCACCGCGTATCGACCTTGGGCGATGTTGACTTTCCGCCGTCCCCCTCCCCATACTTCGCAAAAGGATAACAACCAATCATAAGACGGTCTTGAGGGAGGATAGGATGCCGACTTCACGCAGGCAGCTGCTGAAGAGCTCGGCGGCTGCCGCCGCCGCACTCAGCCTCGATTGGACAAGGGCCCAGGCGCAAGCCGAGACATTGCGCATCGGCCTGATCTACGACCTCACCGGCCCGTTCGCCGCCGGCGGCTCGGTCGCCTCGTCAATCGGCGCGCAGATCGCGATCGATCTCGTCAACGAGAAAGGCGGCATCGGCGGCAAGACCAAGATTGCTCCAGTCGCCGCGGATTCCCAGAGCAAACCCGACGTTGCGATCAACGAGGCCGAACGCCTGATCAGCCAGGAGAAGATCGACATCATCAACGGCGTCTATGCGAGCTCGCATGCGGTGCCACTCGCGGCGAAGGTCGAGCAGCAGAAAAAGATCCTCTGGATCACGACCGCGGTCTCGACCGCCGTGTTCAAGGACAAGAACCTGCAATACGTGTTTCGCGCGCAGATCCATTCCGACCAGTATGGCCAGGCTTTTGCCGGTTTCCTCGCCGAGCATGCGAAAGCAAAACTCGGAATGGATCCCAAGGAGGTCAAGGTCGCACTGATCCATGAGGACGGCCCCTACGGTGTTGGCGTCGCCGCCGCCGACGAGGCCTACGCCAAGGAGGCCGGCATCCAGGTGGTGCTGCGTGAGGGCTATTCGGCCTCCGCGCCCGACCTCTCGGTGCTGGTGACCAAGATCAAGCGCGCCAAGGCCGACGTGATCTCTCATGCCGGCTACAACCCCGACATCACCCTGTTCCTGCGCCAGGCGCGCGAGAGCGGATTGCGCTTCAAGATGCTGTTCGGCGCCGGCGCCGGCTACAGCCAGCTCGACAAGCTGCGCTCCACCTTCGGTCCCGACATCGACAATTTCTGCAACATCGATCCCGTGCCGGCGCAATTGCTCGATCCGGCAAAGCTCGCACCGGGTATCGGCGATCTGACCAACGCCATGGTCACGCGCTACAAGGCCAAGACCGGCGCCACCGACGTGCCGCCGCACTGCTCGATGGGCTTCAACCAGACCTGGGTGCTGCTCAACAACGTGCTGCCGGTCGCCAAGGAAAAGTACGGCAGCTTCGAGCCCGAGGCGATCCGCAAGGCCGCGCTCGACGTCGACATCCCCGCCGGCGGCACTATCCAGGGCTATGGGGTAAAGTTCTTCCCGCCGGGCACGCCGCTCGCCGGCCAGAACGAGCGCTCGACGCCTGTCGTGATGCAGAACGCCGGCGAGCACATCTCGGTGGTGTGGCCGACCAACATCCGCACGCAGGACCCGGTGTTTCCGCTGCCGAAGGGCTCGACTTACGGGGCGTGAGGGGGTTCTTCGCCTCTCCCCGCTTGCGGGGAGAGGCCGGAATACGCGCGATGCGCGCGGATTCCGGGTGAGGGGGAGTCTCCGCGAACTCCGCTGTCACAGTCCCCGCGGAGACTCCCCCTCGCCCCAACCCTCTCAGCGCGAGCGAAGCTCGTCGCGGCCCCGCAAGCGGGGCGAGGGAGCTCGGTCCCGCCGCGGTAACGATCTCCCCTACAACACCACCCGCCGCCCTTCCTCCGCCGCCCAATACCCCGCGTAGTTCACCTTGATCGTCTCATACGCCAGCGCGAGGTCCGACAGCGGCTGCCGGCCGGTCGCGGCGCATTCCATGAAGTCCTGGATTTCCTGCAAATAGCCGCGCGTCCACTCCTCCTCGAGGCAGACATATTGCCAGCCGGTTTTGCGGTCGACCTTTTCGGTGATGTAGACGTTTGCGAGCTTCTCCTCGGAGGTCTGGTAGCTCACCAGATGCGTGTTCGGGGTGATGTTGGCGAACAGCGAGCCGCCGCTCGTATAGGTCTCGATCAGGTTGCGCACGCCGCCCATGATCATGTCGCCGGAGAACACGGTGGCCTTGGTGCCGTCGGAGAACGTCGCCGTCAGCGTGCCCCAATCCTCGACATCGACGGGGTTGGCCTTGATGTAGGTGCGCTCCTCCGGCTTCAGGCCAGCGGTGACGTTGCCGACATCGCCGGTGACGCTGGCGACGCGGATGATTTCACCGCGCGCCCTGGCCTCGACCTGCTTGAGATAGAGCACGGCGGAGAGCGGATGGCAGCCCATGCGGATCAGCGAGCCGCCGCCGGTCATCGCCCATTGCGCGGCGTGGGCCGCGTGCGACCCGGAATGGCTCTCCTCGCCCTTCATGAACAGGATCTTGTCCTTGGTCGCCTTGATGATCCCGGCGGTCTTGGTCACGGCCGGCGCGTAGATCCAGTCCTCGGCGTACATGAAGAGTTTCCCGGTGCGCTCGATCGCGGCGCGCGTCCTGTCCATCTCTTCGATCACGCGCTCATACATCAGCGCCTTCGGCACGTGCTTGCCGATCGGCTGCGTGTCGCCCTCGCGGCCGAAATAGCCGGCGAACGGCTTTTCGCAGATCACGTGCTTGCCGGCCTGCATGCTGGCGACGATCATCTCCGCATGAAGGTTCGGCGGCGTGCAGATGTCGATGACATCGAGCTCGCCGTCCGCGATCAGCTCGGCGAAGCTCCGATAAACACGCGGGATATTGTGATGCTGGGCGAACGCGACGACCTTGTCGCCGCGCGCAGCCACCGCCGCGACCTCGACGTCCACGCCATAGACGCGCCGGAACGCATACATGTGCAGCTCCGACACGAAGCCGCAGCCGACGAGTCCCACCCTGATCCTGGCCATAGCGCCCCCTCACCCCTGGTTTGGGCGGCACTATAGCGCGCTTGGAGGCCTATTCCACCGAGACGCGCACCACGCCGGCGCTCATCATGCCGAGCGCACGAGCAGCGGGCACCGAGAGATCGACGATGCGGCCGCGGATGAAGGGGCCGCGATCATTGACGCGGCACTGGATCGAGCGGCTGCCGTAGGACACCTTGAGCACGCTGCCAAACGGGCGCGTGCGGTGGGCGCAGGTCAGGTCGGCGCCTTTGCCTTTTCCGTACCCGTAATATGAGGCAAGTCCGCTTTCGGCATGCGCCAGAGAAAATGTGGCAAGACAAAACAATAAAGTGGTCAGCGCTCGCACGGCACCGCTCCCCGGTTGGCCCTGCCCCGCGCTGCAAACGTCGCCTTGTTCCCCTAAGTTCCGGGAACACTGCCGGGTCACCCCGGCAGTGCCATCACACATTGTTACTGTTTGTGGAACACCAGCATGCGCAGCTCGATGCTTTCGCGCGGCGGCGCATCGGCGGGCGTGGTCGGATCGACAAAGGCGGTATGCGGCCCGAAGCGGGTGCGGCCGTCCGTTGCGGAATCGTAGCACTTGAGCAGAAGCGCCTCGTCCGGCGTCATCTCCGGGAAATAGAACCAACGGTGGTTCGGATTGTATTTCACCGAATAGGTCTCGCCGCGGCGATTGGGATAGATCAGGTCGGAGGCGATGAGATCCTCTGGCGCCACCGTGGTGCCGTCGGCCATCGCCAGCGGTGAATCGCGCAAGGGGCCGCGGATCGGCCGCCAGAGATTGATCACCTGCACACGCCCCTTCAGAAGCTCGTCGGCCTCGTCAGGCAGATGCTCGCGCACGCGGTTGGCGCCGGAGACGGCGGTCTGGTCGACATGGACACGCGTCGCCGGCTGACGCGGGCCACCATCGCGAATATCCGAGGCGCCCTCGACGCGCTTGCGCACGGTATGGTCGAAGATCAAGACGCGATCGGCCTTCAGCGTGGCACGCAGGAACGCCTCGACCGCGGGATAGTAGACCGCGCGTATTTCCTCGTCGTTGTAAAAATCCTTCACCTGGGTCGGATGGCGCACCAGCGCAAAGCCTTCGCGGTCGAGCGAGATATTGTTCGCGATCAGCCGCGCGTCGAAGATCGGCACCTGATGCGGCTCCGGCAGCGACGTGCTCTTCGGCTCGCCCGGCGGCGGATCGAACGCGTAGGTGCGCGGCTTGCCTGAGATCGGCGCGAGATAGTTGAGTTCGGCGGTGACGAAGGGAAGCGATTCGATTCTTGTTTGTTGCAGGCCCATGGCCGGTCTCCCGATGTGGTCGTGGGATTGATTTTTGACGGGGTAGAGCGCGCCGCAAGGGAGGTGACGCAAATAGCAATGCAGCTGTCGTTAAGCGGAGGGAACGCAGAACGAATCTGTCGAGAACGGCGGTCGCTCTGGCGACGTTCTTCTCGCTTCACGGATGCTTGAGGGCCTCGTCAACCCTCGTACCCCGCCGCCGTCATTCCGGGGCGCCCGCAGGGCGAGCCCGGAATCCATCGGGCCGCAATCTTTGTAGATCAATGGATTCCGGGCTCGCGACTTCGTCGCGCCCCGGAATGACGCCGGTGCAGCACTTCACGCCAGAGCGCGTCCGGGACACGCGAGTGTGCCTAGCAGCTACAGCCCCGCCTTCGCAATCGCGCCCGCAAAGGAACGATCGACGATCTCCGCCGCATCGAGCTTCTGCTTGATCAGGCCCCAGCGGAGGTACAAATCGA
Protein-coding regions in this window:
- a CDS encoding branched-chain amino acid ABC transporter permease, which translates into the protein MRAFQILIDGFAISALYALGATGFTLIFGVSGVLNLSHGAIMVAAAVAAWAAASILNVGTYAGALIGVAVALLTAFATYFAVVKPIQDSRRIPNEEKEIFVLTGTLLWGIMIQELIAYFFTNNAKTVLPIVEGVVEILGVRTPKNEIFTAIVCCLVIALLWLLVNRTRTGKAVLAASMNPRGVTLLGLELTNINIVVWAIYGILAGIAGVLLGMFLGVSSYSVGPLTASAFSIVVLGGLGSVSGSLIAAFVVGYLETLTAYLVSPAYRTIPALLLLVFVMYIRPQGLLGRR
- a CDS encoding branched-chain amino acid ABC transporter permease; the encoded protein is MSTFFTSRLFFVSLALVVIAATLPLYVSGYVLGLLTVAFYFGVFAMAWDLLFGFAGEVNFGPTFLIGVGAYTAGILNAQFGWSVYLCIVLGALASVIAGLVLALPALRVRGPYFGLTTLVAVLMLQNFIVVFADLTGGEIGLTIPDVISINAGTNYWIALGFMTISAAILYGLSQSPIGLVLQASGQDPVQAGALGFNIVKHKLAAFIVSAFFSGLSGALLVFYFGTASVGTVVDVAVGVNVIVSAVLGGRRTVLGAALGAIFLIVAGEFLRPTGELATFIVSAVALLVVLFFPGGFLGAALSREARS
- a CDS encoding ATP-binding cassette domain-containing protein — translated: MDMRLSNRAVLEVRGLTKRFGGLTAVKNLGFEVNSGEIFGLIGPNGSGKSTAMKSVMGIERPTSGEVVFEGEDVAGLPAHKIARKGFGMVFQHSRPLNRQTVLENIMVALLPDSLFMLFPDKALIERAKWIADRVGLGNVMNRRPPTLPFADLRRLELAKAIARDPKVVLVDEPFAGLTRAEVDIFSDLIRSFRDDGRAVMLVDHNVKSVAALVDRVLAMYLGEEIVTGRAEDVMKNETVRRVYLGGAIETHARPETSFKDKVPLLQVENVSVFYGKAQALDNVSIHVHEGEFVSVVGLNGAGKTTLFNTISGFLPYSGEIVRGGDRLRGTSPARIARSGLVQCPESRELFGEMSVRENLDLGGQHLSDDKRAAQLAWLFELFPILKERQGQMAQTLSGGEQQMLAIGRALMMQPQILILDEPTLGLAPVILEQLSKALTKLRQTTSITVLLGEQNVTFALPHADRVYVLEHARIVWEGDPGRFASEAGADFL
- a CDS encoding ABC transporter substrate-binding protein — protein: MRPSTILSGSFLASALALCLAAPAYAQSNDPIKIGVIAEVQSIAGAATPGGAQIAADEINAKGGILGRKVEIVTYDNKSSSADSVRAFQRAVSEDKVSAVIASYISEVVLALEPWAARLKMPLITPGAASNEITKAIHNDYEKNKYTFHGYLTSAAQAQLVCDAAKDLLVDKLKFKTVAIMSEDAAWTKPLDVGYEACLPKAGLKVVEHVRFSPDTTDFTPIFNNIEGKKPDVIVTGISHVGVQPTVQWKNQQVPIPMFGISAQALSPTFWKDTNGAADGIPSLAVATPDVAVTSKTKPFAAAFKAKFGSPPAYTGYTAYDEVYFITEAIKRAGSTDPDKMVAEIEKTDYEGTIGRIQFYGKDDEFTHGIKSGPGAVTGLVFQWQDSKQVVVWPEKIAEGKLKFPNFVKLSQ
- a CDS encoding ABC transporter substrate-binding protein; its protein translation is MPTSRRQLLKSSAAAAAALSLDWTRAQAQAETLRIGLIYDLTGPFAAGGSVASSIGAQIAIDLVNEKGGIGGKTKIAPVAADSQSKPDVAINEAERLISQEKIDIINGVYASSHAVPLAAKVEQQKKILWITTAVSTAVFKDKNLQYVFRAQIHSDQYGQAFAGFLAEHAKAKLGMDPKEVKVALIHEDGPYGVGVAAADEAYAKEAGIQVVLREGYSASAPDLSVLVTKIKRAKADVISHAGYNPDITLFLRQARESGLRFKMLFGAGAGYSQLDKLRSTFGPDIDNFCNIDPVPAQLLDPAKLAPGIGDLTNAMVTRYKAKTGATDVPPHCSMGFNQTWVLLNNVLPVAKEKYGSFEPEAIRKAALDVDIPAGGTIQGYGVKFFPPGTPLAGQNERSTPVVMQNAGEHISVVWPTNIRTQDPVFPLPKGSTYGA
- a CDS encoding Gfo/Idh/MocA family protein, giving the protein MARIRVGLVGCGFVSELHMYAFRRVYGVDVEVAAVAARGDKVVAFAQHHNIPRVYRSFAELIADGELDVIDICTPPNLHAEMIVASMQAGKHVICEKPFAGYFGREGDTQPIGKHVPKALMYERVIEEMDRTRAAIERTGKLFMYAEDWIYAPAVTKTAGIIKATKDKILFMKGEESHSGSHAAHAAQWAMTGGGSLIRMGCHPLSAVLYLKQVEARARGEIIRVASVTGDVGNVTAGLKPEERTYIKANPVDVEDWGTLTATFSDGTKATVFSGDMIMGGVRNLIETYTSGGSLFANITPNTHLVSYQTSEEKLANVYITEKVDRKTGWQYVCLEEEWTRGYLQEIQDFMECAATGRQPLSDLALAYETIKVNYAGYWAAEEGRRVVL
- a CDS encoding septal ring lytic transglycosylase RlpA family protein gives rise to the protein MRALTTLLFCLATFSLAHAESGLASYYGYGKGKGADLTCAHRTRPFGSVLKVSYGSRSIQCRVNDRGPFIRGRIVDLSVPAARALGMMSAGVVRVSVE
- a CDS encoding CmcJ/NvfI family oxidoreductase; protein product: MGLQQTRIESLPFVTAELNYLAPISGKPRTYAFDPPPGEPKSTSLPEPHQVPIFDARLIANNISLDREGFALVRHPTQVKDFYNDEEIRAVYYPAVEAFLRATLKADRVLIFDHTVRKRVEGASDIRDGGPRQPATRVHVDQTAVSGANRVREHLPDEADELLKGRVQVINLWRPIRGPLRDSPLAMADGTTVAPEDLIASDLIYPNRRGETYSVKYNPNHRWFYFPEMTPDEALLLKCYDSATDGRTRFGPHTAFVDPTTPADAPPRESIELRMLVFHKQ